A single genomic interval of Daucus carota subsp. sativus chromosome 1, DH1 v3.0, whole genome shotgun sequence harbors:
- the LOC108204411 gene encoding putative FBD-associated F-box protein At5g53640, which translates to MDGPMKQKSKITSEDEEQEDRISRLPDDLIHQILKFVDTKLGVQTSAISKRWKLVWTTLPFLKFRWDQSRYDGSSCSSKSTTNLARHVLKHRNHQAQISYLELAFLPSGLFAKFVSYAIAHSVQHLNVHFREKHKPYKLSNFNCDCIEKLEMRMELDDSLRESDCWDLPALASLRLRGYLVSGRLDKLPEMCVTCLPALRSLNLEEWNLERFSFSLPNLTNFRLWCCRLPQTIWDFPVLKSLELCSVEFPENMSDIFAALVSLQNLTIYFYGSHALSAKDCFINCPQLINLQIITSYSDRGKANIVVAAPKIRNFTSVGIFTITFGASKLDTVNIKLKDWINSGSYKWLHQKELKQDYQRFKFMLPGLATAKILKLDLETIEALSLISDFLGSSSPFYNLKYVKLPHGCKESSISTSLRKYLLGASPTATIVTTFPQNHVIPYTATTSLTTQYVVREEPLAAVTRVLTDVERTYKKMRNETMDMGVQEKHVLHADKVRNSVYLIEGIGNDRLTSSRGGSNLGLWRGHEVNSEFVCLLNRIMNKYPETFESFAIKNKKFCTVMLNMLCTSVNDFIKFTMTEVDRKMIAEYRDVFADLKILGFDVSWLAGRLNYIEHLQFSHPLLTELYALDGHLNGARSKLQYLQTHSGDTEIRLQDLQTLRDEKMQEIEKAFGTLGTKLVAGCIGDELLSTP; encoded by the exons ATGGATGGTCCTATGAAGCAGAAATCAAAAATCACAAGCGAAGATGAAGAGCAAGAAGACAGAATCAGCAGATTGCCAGACGATCTAATCCATCAAATCCTCAAGTTTGTAGACACCAAATTGGGTGTTCAAACCAGCGCTATCTCGAAAAGATGGAAGCTCGTGTGGACTACTCTCCCATTCCTCAAATTCAGATGGGATCAATCTCGATACGATGGAAGCTCGTGTTCGTCTAAAAGCACAACAAATCTGGCCCGTCATGTTTTGAAGCACCGCAACCATCAAGCCCAGATATCGTATTTGGAGCTGGCGTTCCTGCCTTCAGGTTTATTCGCAAAGTTTGTTAGTTATGCTATTGCTCACAGTGTGCAACACTTGAATGTTCATTTTCGAGAAAAGCATAAGCCTTACAAGTTATCTAACTTTAATTGTGATTGTATTGAGAAACTCGAGATGAGAATGGAACTTGATGATTCTCTGCGGGAATCGGATTGTTGGGATTTACCGGCTTTAGCAAGTCTACGCCTGAGAGGGTACTTGGTTTCGGGTCGGCTAGATAAGTTACCGGAAATGTGTGTGACCTGCTTGCCTGCGCTACGATCCTTGAATCTTGAAGAATGGAATTTGGAGCGTTTTTCTTTCAGTTTGCCTAATTTAACAAATTTCCGGCTATGGTGCTGCCGTTTGCCCCAAACAATTTGGGATTTCCCAGTTTTAAAAAGTCTAGAGTTATGTAGTGTGGAATTTCCCGAGAATATGAGTGACATATTTGCTGCACTTGTCAGTCTACAGAATCTCACAATATATTTCTACGGGTCGCATGCATTGTCTGCAAAAGATTGTTTCATAAATTGTCCTCAATTAATCAACCTCCAGATTATAACCAGCTACAGTGATCGTGGTAAGGCCAACATTGTGGTTGCGGCACCAAAAATTCGCAATTTCACATCGGTTGGTATATTTACAATCACATTCGGAGCTTCTAAGTTGGATACTGTGAATATAAAGTTAAAGGATTGGATAAATTCCGGTAGCTATAAGTGGTTGCACCAGAAGGAGttgaaacaggattatcaacggTTTAAATTCATGCTACCAGGACTTGCCACTGCCAAGATTCTTAAACTTGACTTGGAAACCATAGAG GCACTTTCATTGATATCCGACTTTCTTGGAAGTTCATCTCCATTCTATAACTTGAAGTATGTGAAACTTCCACATGGATGTAAAGAGTCAAGTATATCTACTTCTCTAAGAAAGTACTTACTCGGTGCCTCCCCAACAGCCACTATAGTCACAACATTTCCCCAG AACCATGTGATTCCTTATACAGCGACAACTTCTCTGACAACCCAGTATGTAGTACGAGAAGAGCCCTTGGCTGCTGTAACCAGGGTATTGACTGATGTTGaaagaacatataaaaaaatgcgCAATGAAACTATGGACATGGGGGTGCAGGAAAAGCATGTTTTACATGCTGACAAGGTTAGAAATTCTGTTTACCTCATTGAAGGTATTGGCAATGATCGTCTAACTTCTTCAAGGGGGGGAAGTAATCTTGGGTTATGGCGAGGCCATGAAGTTAACTCTGAATTTGTATGCCTACTTAATCGGATCATGAATAAGTACCCCGAAACCTTCGAGTCCTTCGCCATTAAAAACAAGAAGTTTTGTACAGTGATGCTGAATATGTTGTGCACCTCAGTAAATGACTTTATCAAATTCACGATGACTGAAGTTGATAGAAAGATGATTGCTGAGTACAGGGATGTATTTGCTGACCTGAAGATATTAGGATTCGATGTTAGTTGGCTCGCGGGTCGTCTGAATTATATAGAACATCTCCAATTTTCACATCCCTTACTCACTGAGCTTTATGCACTTGACGGTCATCTTAATGGTGCTAGAAGTAAATTACAATATTTGCAGACTCATAGTGGTGATACCGAAATTAGATTGCAAGACCTACAAACTCTTCGTGATGAGAAAATGCAGGAGATTGAGAAAGCTTTTGGAACTTTGGGTACAAAACTTGTTGCTGGCTGTATCGGAGATGAGTTATTATCTACTCCCTAA
- the LOC108204413 gene encoding uncharacterized protein LOC108204413 gives MLSLTMLWNRRETFGLVKMTCRGFKLSARCCARHIYANWRKNHPGVVLKNMFWRAAKTSTVEEFNLIMEEIKGISPLAYTDLVKTEPRYWSRAFFDILTACEMVDNNLSECFNSWIVEARYKPIIQLLDDIRLQIMERIHKKRDAMSAVECKICPRIIKKLNKCIEGTQFCKSTWTGGDECEVRDTNGGQWVVDMVNKVCSCRRWQLSGIPCIHGCVALFSMNRNPEEKVDDCFSKAVYMKAYENILRPMKGAMFWPHTGLPDILPPKARRMPGRPKKNRRKEQGEVGAGMKLGKKGVAMRCSKCLLYGHNKTTCKASDEEINERQREAAEAKKAHSEAARAQAAAKRKKVTSQKKKPDVADQVEQPKRKRGRPPKAANVHVLPQPLPLPPPGVGVYKCNKDGHTYFSTTTETIRVTSSQPVGSTSAPATTKRVHSSSQPTGGKKR, from the exons atgctATCATTGACTATGCTGTGGAACAGAAGAGAGACATTTGGTTTAGTAAAAATGACTTGCAGAGGGTTCAAGCTAAGTGCCAGGTGTTGTGCCAGGCATATATATGCTAATTGGAGAAAGAATCATCCAGGAGTTGttcttaaaaatatgttttggaGGGCTGCAAAGACTTCAACAGTTGAGGAGTTTAATCTAATCATGGAGGAGATTAAAGGTATATCCCCACTTGCCTACACTGATTTGGTTAAGACAGAACCAAGATATTGGTCCAGAGCATTTTTTGATATCTTAACTGCTTGCGAAATGGTTGACAATAATTTATCTGAGTGCTTTAACAGTTGGATAGTAGAGGCAAGATACAAGCCTATTATTCAATTGTTAGATGACATAAGGTTGCAAATTATGGAAAGAATTCATAAAAAAAGAGATGCAATGTCTGCAGTTGAGTGTAAAATATGTCCAAGaatcattaaaaaattgaataaatgtaTTGAGGGTACTCAATTCTGTAAATCAACATGGACTGGTGGGGATGAGTGTGAAGTCCGAGACACTAATGGGGGACAGTGGGTGGTAGATATGGTGAATAAGGTATGTAGTTGTAGAAGATGGCAGTTAAGTGGCATTCCATGTATTCATGGATGTGTTGCACTATTTAGTATGAATCGAAATCCCGAGGAAAAAGTTGATGATTGTTTCAGTAAAGCTGTATACATGAAAGCTTATGAAAATATACTCAGGCCAATGAAAGGTGCTATGTTCTGGCCACATACCGGTCTTCCTGACATTCTTCCCCCAAAGGCAAGAAGAATGCCCGGGAGACCTAAGAAAAATAGGAGAAAGGAACAGGGTGAAGTTGGGGCCGGGATGAAGTTAGGAAAAAAAGGGGTGGCAATGAGATGCAGTAAGTGTCTACTCTATGGTCAcaataaaacaacttgtaaagcAAGTGATGAAGAAATCAATGAAAGACAAAGAGAAGCTGCTGAGGCAAAAAAGGCTCATAGTGAGGCTGCAAGGGCCCAAGCTGCAGCAAAG AGGAAGAAGGTAACAAGTCAAAAAAAGAAGCCTGACGTTGCAGACCAAGttgaacaaccaaaaagaaAACGGGGAAGACCACCTAAGGCAGCCAATGTTCATGTGCTGCCTCAGCCACTTCCACTACCTCCACCAGGTGTAGGGGTTTACAAATGTAACAAGGATGGTCATACTTACTTCTCAACAACAACCGAAACAATCAGAGTAACTAGTTCACAACCAGTAGGATCGACTTCAGCTCCTGCAACTACAAAAAGAGTTCATAGCTCAAGCCAACCTACTGGAGGAAAAAAACGGTGA
- the LOC108204412 gene encoding putative F-box/FBD/LRR-repeat protein At4g03220 codes for MDGPMKQKSKITSEDEEQEDRISRLPDDLIHQILKFVDTKLGVQTSALSKRWKLVWTTLPFLKFRWDQFRYNGSSCSSKSTTNLARHVLKHRNHQAQISYLELAFLPSGLFAKFVDYAIAHNVQHLNVHFREKHKPYKLSNFNCDCIEKLEMRMELDDSLRESDCWDLPALTSLRLRGYLVSGRLDKLPEMCLTCLPALRSLNLEEWNLECFSFSLPNLTNFRLWGCRLPQTIWDFPALKSLELCDVEFPENMSDIFAALVSLQNLTIYFYGLSAKDCFINCPHLIDLEIETSYGDRGKANIVVSAPKIRNFTSVGIFTITFGASKLDTVNIKLKDWMDSGSYEWLHRKEFKRDYQRFKFMLPGLATAKILKLDLETIEALSSISDFLGSSSPFFNLKYVKLPHGCKESSISTSLRKYLLGASPTATIVTTFPQNNIIPSTATSSLTTQYVVREEPLAARTKVLTDVERTYKKMRNETMDMGVQEKHVLHADKVRNSVYLIEGIGNDRVTSSRGNSNLGLWRGHEVNSEFVCLLNRIMNKYPETFESFAIKNKKFCTVMLNMLCTSVNDFIKFTMTEVDREMIAEYSDVFADLKILGFNVSWLVGRLNYIEHLQFSHPLLTELYALDGHLNDARSKLQYLQTSGDTIIKLQDLQTLRDEKMQEIEKAFGTLGTKLVAGCIGDELFI; via the exons ATGGATGGTCCTATGAAGCAGAAATCAAAAATCACAAGCGAAGATGAAGAGCAAGAAGACAGAATCAGCAGATTGCCAGACGATCTAATCCATCAAATCCTCAAGTTTGTAGACACCAAATTGGGTGTTCAAACCAGCGCTCTCTCGAAACGATGGAAGCTTGTGTGGACTACTCTCCCATTCCTCAAATTCAGATGGGATCAATTTCGATACAACGGAAGCTCGTGTTCGTCGAAAAGCACAACAAATCTTGCCCGTCATGTTTTGAAGCACCGCAACCATCAAGCCCAGATATCGTATTTGGAGCTGGCGTTCCTGCCTTCAGGTTTGTTCGCGAAGTTTGTTGATTATGCTATTGCTCACAATGTGCAACACTTGAATGTTCATTTTCGAGAAAAGCATAAGCCTTACAAGTTATCTAACTTTAATTGTGATTGTATTGAGAAACTCGAGATGAGAATGGAGCTTGATGATTCTCTGCGGGAATCGGATTGTTGGGATTTACCAGCTTTAACAAGTCTACGCTTGAGAGGGTACTTGGTTTCGGGTCGGCTAGATAAGTTACCGGAAATGTGTTTGACCTGCTTGCCTGCGCTACGATCCTTGAATCTTGAAGAATGGAATTTGGAGTGTTTTTCTTTCAGTTTGCctaatttaacaaattttcGGCTATGGGGCTGTCGTTTGCCCCAAACAATTTGGGATTTCCCAGCTTTAAAAAGTCTAGAGTTATGTGATGTGGAATTTCCCGAGAATATGAGTGACATATTTGCTGCACTTGTCAGTCTACAGAATCTCACAATATATTTCTACGGGTTGTCTGCAAAAGATTGTTTCATAAATTGTCCTCATTTAATCGACCTCGAGATCGAAACCAGCTACGGTGATCGTGGTAAGGCCAACATTGTGGTTTCGGCACCAAAAATCCGCAATTTCACTTCTGTTGGTATATTTACAATCACATTCGGAGCTTCTAAGTTGGATACTGTGAATATAAAGTTAAAGGATTGGATGGATTCTGGGAGCTACGAGTGGTTGCACCGGAAGGAGTTCAAACGGGATTATCAACGGTTTAAATTCATGCTACCAGGACTTGCCACTGCCAAGATTCTTAAACTTGACCTGGAAACCATAGAG GCACTTTCGTCGATATCCGACTTTCTTGGAAGTTCATCTCCATTCTTTAACTTGAAATATGTGAAACTTCCACATGGATGTAAAGAGTCAAGTATATCTACTTCTCTAAGAAAGTACTTACTCGGTGCCTCTCCAACAGCCACTATAGTCACAACATTTCCCCAG AACAACATCATTCCTTCTACAGCGACAAGTTCTCTGACAACCCAATATGTAGTACGAGAAGAGCCCTTGGCTGCTCGAACCAAGGTATTGACTGATGTTGaaagaacatataaaaaaatgcgCAATGAAACTATGGACATGGGGGTGCAGGAAAAGCATGTTTTACATGCTGACAAGGTTAGAAATTCTGTTTACCTCATTGAAGGTATTGGCAATGATCGTGTAACTTCTTCAAGGGGGAATAGTAATCTTGGGTTATGGAGAGGCCATGAAGTTAATTCTGAATTTGTATGTCTACTTAATCGGATCATGAATAAGTACCCCGAAACCTTTGAGTCCTTCGCCATAAAAAACAAGAAGTTTTGTACAGTGATGCTGAATATGTTGTGCACCTCAGTAAATGACTTTATCAAATTCACTATGACTGAAGTTGATAGAGAGATGATTGCTGAGTACAGCGATGTATTTGCTGACCTGAAGATATTAGGATTCAATGTTAGTTGGCTTGTGGGTCGTCTGAATTATATAGAACATCTCCAATTTTCACATCCCCTACTGACAGAGCTGTATGCACTGGATGGTCATCTTAATGATGCCAGAAGTAAGTTACAGTATTTGCAGACTAGTGGTGATACCATAATCAAATTGCAAGACCTACAAACTCTTCGTGATGAGAAGATGCAGGAGATTGAGAAAGCTTTTGGAACTTTGGGTACAAAACTTGTTGCTGGCTGTATCGGAGATGAGTTATTTATTTAG